One Synechococcus sp. PROS-9-1 DNA window includes the following coding sequences:
- a CDS encoding ARC6/PARC6 family protein, with protein sequence MSATLVELPIDHFRLLGVSPSAETESVLRTLQLRLDRCPDQGFTHEVLMQRAELLRLSADLLSDAARRQDYESTLLDLGRDHPEETAGLEMPSSREVAGLMLLWEAHAPHESFQLARQVLQPPQAPALGSGRESDLALLAALSCRDAARQDHDQRRYESAAGLLTEGLQLLQRMGKLPDHRQQLQTDLEQLTPYRILDLLSRDLAEQSARQEGLVMLETFVQNRGGLEGGAAAELPAAGMDQGSFELFFQQIRRFLTVQEQVDLYGRWERFGSSDASFLSVMALAAAGFSQRKPERIQDARGKLQSLVLVGLDLNPFLGCMDLLLGDVDRALEHVHASPDADLQEWLANHPSDDLAALFDYCRSWLARDVLPGYRDVDAQVVDLEAWFADRDVQAYVERLERQEGRSVVPPDPSAASVSDKDWSFGNLPPIGLDPEGSMPLSFGDGEPFPEDSSDAGEEGARERGLRRIIPLGWTNLKFRRPSLTRLSLPQLSFSRLSVNRLSVNRLLVNRPSWPQPRRSVLIGSGVVVVLVLVGFSLVGLRREAKQDIATTSTTNPTEDALPAEDALSSQPQATLKQERPKLNERITPLAVDQPSEVQLQALLQTWLDLKATALFQNGDTESLAQVARPVLVGRVRDQQADLLRDGLVQKVQASITSIQTVSSTPSRIEVRAQLTYRDQTLNDQGEVVDETPAGNLPVTYILGRDPDGWRLQAFIPG encoded by the coding sequence ATGAGCGCAACGCTGGTGGAATTGCCCATCGATCATTTCCGCCTCTTGGGTGTCAGCCCTTCAGCTGAAACCGAGTCGGTGTTGCGGACGCTGCAGTTGCGTCTCGATCGCTGCCCCGATCAGGGTTTCACCCATGAGGTCCTGATGCAGAGGGCTGAATTGTTGAGGCTTTCTGCCGACCTCTTAAGCGATGCGGCGCGACGGCAGGACTACGAGAGCACCCTGCTCGATTTGGGTCGTGATCATCCGGAAGAGACTGCGGGTCTGGAAATGCCGTCCAGTCGGGAGGTTGCTGGTCTGATGTTGCTGTGGGAGGCCCACGCTCCGCACGAGAGCTTTCAGCTTGCCCGCCAGGTTCTGCAACCTCCTCAGGCGCCCGCCCTGGGTAGCGGTCGTGAGTCGGACCTTGCCCTGTTGGCGGCGCTGTCTTGCAGGGATGCGGCCCGCCAAGATCATGACCAGCGTCGCTATGAATCCGCTGCCGGGCTGCTGACGGAGGGACTGCAGTTGCTTCAGCGCATGGGCAAGCTTCCCGATCATCGGCAGCAGCTGCAAACGGACTTAGAGCAGCTCACTCCCTACCGAATTCTGGATCTACTTAGCCGTGATCTTGCCGAGCAATCTGCTCGGCAAGAAGGACTGGTGATGTTGGAAACCTTTGTTCAGAATCGCGGCGGCCTGGAGGGGGGTGCTGCTGCTGAATTGCCGGCGGCGGGCATGGACCAGGGCAGTTTTGAGTTGTTTTTCCAGCAGATTCGGCGGTTTCTCACCGTTCAAGAACAAGTCGATCTTTATGGGCGTTGGGAGCGGTTTGGCTCGTCTGATGCCAGCTTCCTCTCCGTGATGGCCTTGGCAGCTGCTGGATTTTCCCAACGCAAGCCTGAGCGTATTCAGGATGCACGCGGCAAACTTCAATCCCTGGTTCTCGTTGGTTTAGATCTCAATCCATTTCTGGGATGCATGGATCTCTTGCTTGGTGACGTGGACCGGGCGTTGGAACACGTCCATGCCAGTCCGGATGCGGATCTGCAGGAATGGCTGGCAAACCACCCCAGTGACGATCTCGCAGCCCTATTTGATTACTGCCGCAGCTGGTTGGCACGGGATGTTCTCCCCGGTTATCGCGATGTGGATGCCCAGGTTGTTGACCTGGAGGCTTGGTTCGCTGATCGCGATGTGCAGGCGTATGTGGAGCGCCTTGAGCGCCAGGAGGGGCGAAGCGTTGTACCGCCGGATCCGTCTGCAGCATCTGTTTCCGATAAGGATTGGAGCTTCGGCAATCTCCCTCCAATAGGCCTTGATCCAGAGGGCAGCATGCCCCTGTCTTTCGGCGACGGGGAACCCTTCCCTGAGGACAGCTCAGATGCTGGGGAGGAGGGGGCCAGAGAACGTGGGCTGCGACGGATCATTCCATTGGGCTGGACGAATCTGAAGTTCCGCCGCCCATCCCTTACGCGGCTTTCCCTGCCCCAACTTTCATTCTCTCGGCTGTCAGTGAATCGGCTGTCGGTGAATCGGCTGTTGGTGAATCGGCCCTCATGGCCGCAGCCCAGGCGTTCTGTCTTGATCGGCTCAGGGGTGGTTGTGGTGCTGGTGCTGGTGGGATTCAGCCTTGTGGGGCTGAGGCGTGAGGCGAAGCAGGACATAGCAACCACTTCAACAACGAATCCCACCGAGGATGCCCTGCCCGCCGAGGATGCCCTGTCGTCTCAGCCGCAGGCCACCCTCAAGCAGGAGCGCCCCAAGCTCAACGAGCGCATTACGCCCCTAGCTGTTGATCAGCCCAGTGAGGTGCAGCTCCAAGCCCTGCTCCAGACATGGCTTGACCTGAAGGCAACGGCGTTGTTCCAAAACGGTGACACCGAATCCTTGGCCCAGGTGGCCCGTCCTGTTCTTGTCGGTCGCGTGCGTGATCAGCAAGCCGACTTGTTGCGAGATGGTCTCGTCCAAAAGGTTCAAGCTTCGATCACCTCGATTCAGACGGTGAGCTCAACCCCGTCTCGTATTGAAGTGAGGGCCCAACTCACCTACCGCGATCAGACCCTGAATGATCAGGGTGAGGTGGTGGATGAAACACCCGCTGGCAACTTGCCGGTGACCTACATCCTTGGCCGAGATCCTGATGGTTGGCGCTTGCAGGCCTTCATCCCTGGCTAA
- the ffh gene encoding signal recognition particle protein: MFDELSARFEDAVKGLRGQDTISETNVEGALKEVRRALLDADVSLPVVKDFVSEIREKAVGAEVVRGVTPDQKFIQVVHEQLVDVMGGGNAPLAQADQAPTVVLMAGLQGAGKTTATAKLGLHLKDQGRKALMVGADVYRPAAIEQLKTLGGQIGVDVFSLGIEAKPEDIAAAGLAKAKEEGYDTLLVDTAGRLQIDSEMMEEMVRIRSAVQPDEVLLVVDSMIGQEAAELTRAFHDQVGITGAVLTKLDGDSRGGAALSIRKVSGQPIKFIGTGEKVEALQPFHPERMASRILGMGDVLTLVEKAQKEVELADVEKMQKKLQEASFDFSDFLQQMRLIKRMGSLGGLMKMIPGMNKIDDGMLKQGEQQLKKIEAMIGSMTAVERTQPELLAAQPSRRRRIASGCGYQAADVDKVLADFQKMRGVMQQMTKGGGMPGMPGMPGMPGMGGGGFPGMGGGMPGMPGMGGGMPAGQPGAAPRRQRPYKKKKGFGQL, translated from the coding sequence ATGTTTGACGAGCTTTCAGCCCGTTTTGAAGATGCCGTCAAAGGGCTGAGAGGCCAGGACACAATCTCCGAAACGAATGTGGAGGGGGCGCTCAAGGAGGTCCGGCGAGCGCTTCTCGATGCGGACGTGAGTCTGCCGGTGGTCAAGGATTTTGTCTCCGAAATTCGCGAGAAAGCTGTCGGTGCTGAGGTTGTTCGTGGTGTAACACCCGACCAGAAGTTCATTCAGGTTGTGCATGAGCAACTGGTCGACGTGATGGGTGGCGGTAATGCCCCGCTCGCGCAGGCCGATCAAGCGCCCACGGTGGTGTTGATGGCTGGCTTGCAAGGAGCAGGCAAAACCACGGCGACGGCCAAGTTGGGGCTCCATCTCAAGGATCAGGGACGCAAGGCCTTGATGGTTGGGGCCGATGTGTACCGCCCTGCTGCGATTGAGCAGTTGAAGACCCTCGGCGGTCAGATCGGTGTGGATGTGTTCAGTCTTGGGATCGAGGCCAAGCCTGAGGACATCGCAGCAGCCGGTTTAGCGAAGGCCAAAGAGGAGGGCTACGACACCCTGTTGGTCGATACCGCGGGCCGTCTGCAAATCGACTCCGAGATGATGGAGGAGATGGTGCGGATTCGCAGCGCCGTGCAGCCCGATGAGGTGCTGTTGGTGGTGGATTCGATGATTGGCCAGGAGGCGGCCGAGCTCACCCGTGCCTTCCACGATCAAGTAGGGATCACCGGAGCTGTGCTCACCAAGCTCGATGGCGATTCCCGCGGTGGAGCGGCGCTGTCGATTCGCAAGGTGAGCGGTCAGCCGATCAAATTCATCGGTACGGGCGAAAAAGTTGAGGCTCTCCAGCCTTTCCATCCCGAGCGGATGGCGAGTCGCATCCTCGGGATGGGGGATGTGCTCACGCTGGTGGAGAAGGCGCAGAAAGAGGTTGAACTCGCTGACGTTGAAAAAATGCAGAAAAAGCTGCAGGAGGCGTCGTTTGATTTTTCCGACTTCTTGCAGCAAATGCGCTTGATCAAACGCATGGGCTCCCTGGGGGGGCTGATGAAAATGATCCCGGGGATGAACAAAATCGACGACGGCATGCTCAAGCAGGGAGAGCAGCAATTAAAAAAAATCGAAGCGATGATCGGTTCGATGACAGCGGTGGAGCGCACGCAGCCCGAGTTGTTGGCGGCTCAACCTTCGAGGCGCAGGCGGATTGCTTCCGGGTGTGGCTACCAAGCGGCAGATGTTGACAAGGTGCTTGCGGATTTTCAAAAGATGCGCGGGGTGATGCAGCAGATGACCAAAGGGGGCGGGATGCCCGGAATGCCAGGGATGCCCGGAATGCCTGGGATGGGTGGAGGTGGTTTTCCCGGAATGGGTGGAGGGATGCCTGGAATGCCTGGAATGGGGGGTGGCATGCCTGCTGGGCAGCCTGGAGCAGCTCCCCGCAGACAACGTCCCTACAAAAAGAAGAAGGGTTTTGGTCAGCTTTGA
- the rpsP gene encoding 30S ribosomal protein S16: protein MIKLRLKRFGKKREASFRLVACNSTSRRDGRPLQELGFYNPRTKETRLDAEALRVRLSQGAQPTDAVRFLLEKGGLLEKSVRPAETIGKLKQAAAREAAVKQAAKDAKEAKAAEAAAASESDDSATESTES from the coding sequence ATGATCAAGCTCCGCCTGAAGCGGTTCGGTAAGAAGCGGGAAGCGAGTTTCCGCCTCGTGGCCTGCAACAGCACGTCACGCCGAGATGGCCGCCCCCTTCAGGAGCTGGGTTTCTACAACCCACGCACCAAGGAGACCCGTCTCGACGCGGAAGCTCTGCGTGTGCGCCTCAGCCAGGGTGCCCAGCCCACCGATGCCGTTCGTTTCCTGCTCGAGAAGGGCGGACTGCTCGAAAAGTCTGTGCGTCCTGCTGAGACCATCGGCAAGCTGAAGCAGGCTGCTGCCCGTGAAGCTGCGGTGAAGCAGGCTGCAAAAGATGCGAAAGAAGCTAAGGCTGCAGAAGCAGCAGCGGCCAGTGAATCTGACGATTCAGCCACTGAATCCACCGAAAGCTGA
- a CDS encoding PhoH family protein has protein sequence MPEAAATGRFVLDLPHSEAALALAGSAEQTLHQLEALTGASLVMRGLQLEMSGSLVQIERAAAVVELVRPIWKDGQAVSQVDLQSALGALNTGQAEDHVAMGDQVLARSQKGNLLRPRTLRQKKYVDAMERHDLTFALGPAGTGKTFLAAVLAVRMLTERKVERLILTRPAVEAGERLGFLPGDLQQKIDPYLRPLYDSLHALLGPEKTTSLLERGVIEVAPLAYMRGRTLAGAFVILDEAQNTTPAQMRMVLTRLGERSRMVVTGDVTQQDLPPGQLSGLVEAAEVMDGVAGVAVCHLTAADVVRHPLVQRVVEAYASFDEPPPPHKGAGISLVKGYE, from the coding sequence ATGCCCGAAGCTGCCGCAACAGGTCGCTTCGTCCTTGATCTCCCCCATTCCGAAGCCGCTCTTGCCTTAGCAGGATCGGCTGAACAGACCCTGCATCAATTGGAGGCCCTCACTGGTGCATCCCTTGTGATGCGGGGTCTTCAGCTTGAAATGTCTGGCAGTCTTGTCCAGATCGAACGTGCCGCAGCGGTGGTTGAGTTGGTCCGGCCGATTTGGAAGGACGGCCAAGCGGTGTCTCAGGTTGATCTGCAATCAGCGCTCGGCGCTTTAAACACCGGCCAAGCCGAGGATCATGTCGCCATGGGCGATCAGGTGCTCGCCCGCAGCCAAAAGGGCAACCTTCTGCGTCCGCGCACTTTGCGTCAGAAGAAGTACGTGGATGCGATGGAGCGTCATGACCTCACGTTTGCGCTCGGGCCCGCCGGTACCGGAAAAACATTTCTCGCGGCCGTATTGGCGGTGCGCATGCTCACGGAGCGAAAGGTTGAGCGCCTGATCCTGACGCGGCCAGCTGTTGAGGCTGGTGAACGTCTTGGCTTCCTTCCAGGCGATTTGCAGCAAAAAATTGATCCCTATCTAAGGCCCCTGTACGACTCCCTTCATGCCCTGCTTGGACCTGAGAAAACCACATCTCTGCTCGAGAGAGGTGTGATTGAAGTGGCTCCCTTGGCTTATATGCGCGGTCGCACCCTGGCCGGCGCGTTTGTGATTCTCGATGAGGCTCAAAACACCACTCCAGCCCAGATGCGCATGGTGCTCACGCGTTTAGGGGAGCGCTCACGCATGGTGGTGACCGGTGATGTCACGCAGCAGGATCTACCACCTGGGCAGTTGAGTGGTTTGGTGGAAGCGGCAGAGGTGATGGACGGGGTGGCCGGAGTAGCTGTTTGTCATCTCACCGCGGCTGATGTGGTGCGCCACCCCCTGGTGCAACGCGTTGTGGAGGCCTATGCCAGCTTTGATGAACCACCT